A section of the Bryobacteraceae bacterium genome encodes:
- a CDS encoding nitric-oxide reductase large subunit, whose translation MRKLWLAFGAVTVVSFAILGWIGTRIYQEKPPIPAAVVTPDGTVVIRGEDIRAGQNIWQSMGGMEVGSVWGHGSYVAPDWTADSLRRELEFVLDRWSRGGHGRPFAELDAEQKGALQARLQQMFRTNTYDPASGRIVIDPVRAEAFAANVAHYTKLFAEGEPAYAIPKGAVPDPERARKLAAFFWWTAWSASTNRPGDTISYTHNWPHEPLVGNGPTGESVIWTGVSILMLLGGICAMIWWYASQPKETPIERPEADPLRKIVLTPSQRATLKYFWVVALLILAQIVLGVVTAHYGVEGNAFYGIPLAKWLPYSVTRTWHIQLGIFWIATSWLAAGLFIGPLISGHEPKRQALGVNVLFLALLVIVVGSLAGEWLSIHNRLTDRQAFLWGHQGYEYVDLGRMWQLLLLAGLFLWLFLVLRAVKPAFRTAGETRPLLTIFLMSAGAIGLFYGAGIMWGQHSHLSMVEYWRWWVVHLWVEGFFEVFATAVIAFFFARLGLVRPKLAAEAALLSATIYLAGGIIGTCHHLYFTGTPTVALAWGSVFSALEVVPLTMVAFGALDDLRRGRATEWAQRYRWPIRYFVAVAFWNMLGAGLFGFMINPPIALYYMQGLNTTPVHGHAALFGVYGMLGIGLTLVCLRAMDRQEEWNDRLMKFAFWALNGGLFAMTVFSLLPVGLMQTWASVSQSYWYARSMEFLQTPLMQALRWMRAPGDTLFALGALALVWFMLKVRPAGAENQS comes from the coding sequence ATGAGAAAGCTGTGGCTGGCGTTCGGGGCGGTGACCGTGGTCTCGTTTGCGATTCTGGGCTGGATCGGCACGCGGATCTATCAGGAGAAGCCGCCGATCCCTGCTGCGGTCGTCACACCGGACGGGACCGTGGTGATCCGCGGCGAAGACATCAGGGCGGGGCAGAACATCTGGCAGAGCATGGGCGGCATGGAGGTTGGATCCGTGTGGGGGCACGGCAGCTATGTGGCGCCGGACTGGACGGCGGACTCGCTGCGTCGCGAGCTCGAATTCGTCCTGGACCGCTGGTCCCGCGGCGGCCACGGCAGGCCATTCGCCGAACTGGATGCGGAACAGAAGGGCGCTCTCCAGGCGCGGCTTCAGCAGATGTTCCGAACGAACACGTACGATCCGGCCAGCGGCCGGATCGTGATCGACCCCGTGCGCGCCGAGGCGTTCGCGGCCAACGTGGCTCATTACACGAAGCTGTTTGCCGAAGGAGAACCGGCCTATGCGATCCCGAAGGGCGCGGTGCCGGATCCGGAGCGCGCCCGGAAGCTGGCGGCGTTTTTCTGGTGGACGGCCTGGTCGGCATCGACCAACCGGCCGGGCGACACGATCTCTTACACGCACAACTGGCCGCATGAGCCGCTGGTGGGCAACGGGCCGACAGGCGAGAGCGTGATCTGGACGGGCGTCAGCATTCTCATGCTGCTCGGCGGCATCTGCGCGATGATCTGGTGGTACGCGTCCCAGCCAAAGGAAACGCCCATCGAGCGGCCGGAGGCGGATCCGCTGAGGAAAATCGTGCTCACGCCGTCGCAGCGGGCGACGCTGAAGTACTTCTGGGTGGTGGCGCTCCTGATTCTGGCGCAGATCGTGCTGGGCGTGGTGACGGCGCACTACGGCGTGGAAGGCAACGCTTTCTACGGAATTCCGCTGGCCAAATGGCTGCCTTACAGCGTGACGAGGACGTGGCACATCCAGCTCGGCATCTTCTGGATTGCGACCTCATGGCTGGCGGCGGGGCTGTTCATTGGGCCGTTGATCTCGGGACACGAGCCGAAGCGCCAGGCGCTGGGCGTGAACGTGCTGTTCCTGGCGCTGCTGGTGATCGTCGTCGGGTCGCTGGCGGGCGAGTGGCTGAGCATCCATAACCGGCTGACGGACCGGCAGGCGTTTCTGTGGGGCCACCAGGGCTATGAGTATGTGGACCTCGGACGGATGTGGCAGCTCCTGCTGCTGGCGGGCCTGTTTCTTTGGCTGTTTCTGGTGCTGCGGGCGGTGAAGCCGGCCTTCCGTACGGCGGGCGAGACCCGGCCGCTGCTTACCATCTTTCTGATGAGCGCCGGAGCGATCGGCCTGTTCTACGGGGCAGGCATCATGTGGGGGCAGCACTCGCACCTGTCGATGGTCGAGTACTGGCGCTGGTGGGTGGTGCATCTGTGGGTGGAGGGCTTCTTTGAAGTCTTCGCCACGGCGGTCATCGCCTTCTTCTTCGCGCGGCTTGGACTCGTGCGGCCGAAGCTGGCGGCCGAGGCGGCGCTGCTGTCGGCCACCATCTATCTGGCCGGAGGCATCATTGGCACCTGCCACCATCTCTACTTCACCGGCACTCCGACGGTGGCGCTGGCCTGGGGTTCGGTGTTCAGCGCACTGGAAGTGGTGCCGCTGACGATGGTGGCTTTCGGCGCGCTGGACGACCTGCGGCGCGGGCGGGCCACCGAGTGGGCGCAGCGCTACCGCTGGCCCATTCGTTATTTCGTGGCCGTGGCCTTCTGGAACATGCTCGGCGCCGGGCTGTTTGGCTTCATGATCAACCCTCCGATCGCGCTCTACTACATGCAGGGGCTGAACACGACCCCCGTCCACGGCCACGCCGCGCTGTTTGGCGTCTATGGCATGCTCGGCATCGGCCTGACGCTCGTCTGCCTGCGCGCCATGGACCGCCAGGAGGAATGGAACGACCGCCTGATGAAGTTCGCCTTCTGGGCCTTGAACGGCGGCCTGTTCGCGATGACGGTGTTCAGTCTGCTCCCCGTGGGACTCATGCAGACGTGGGCCAGCGTCAGCCAGAGCTACTGGTACGCGCGCAGCATGGAGTTCCTCCAGACGCCGCTGATGCAGGCGCTGCGCTGGATGCGCGCCCCGGGCGACACGCTGTTTGCGCTGGGTGCGCTGGCGCTCGTGTGGTTCATGTTGAAGGTCCGCCCGGCGGGCGCGGAGAACCAGAGCTGA